In Amphiprion ocellaris isolate individual 3 ecotype Okinawa chromosome 3, ASM2253959v1, whole genome shotgun sequence, one genomic interval encodes:
- the slc6a13 gene encoding sodium- and chloride-dependent GABA transporter 2, with translation MKGHGGDMENTSKVEPSNGHSRPLDIVPSTEEKMTERGQWGNKIEFVLSVAGEIIGLGNVWRFPYLCYKNGGGAFFIPYLIFLFACGIPVFFLETALGQYTSEGGITCWRKICPLFEGVGYATQVIAALLNIYYIIVLAWAIFYLSNSFTWDLPWASCNNSWNTHSCMAFQRGNSSINHHENATSPVIEFWERRVLRLSSGIDHIGSLNWDLVICLAVAWVICYFCIWKGVKSTGKVVYFTATFPYMMLLILLIRGVTLPGASRGIHFYLYPDLGRLSDPQVWMDAGTQIFFSYAICLGCLTALGSYNKYNNNCYKDCLSLCFLNSGTSFIAGFAIFSILGFMSYEQNVPISEVAESGPGLAFIAYPRAVSMMPFSPLWACCFFIMIVFLGLDSQFVCVESLVTAMVDMYPSTFRRKNRRELFILGVAVVSFLLGLIMLTEGGMYVFQLFDYYAASGMCLLFVAVFETVCIAWVYGADRFYDNIEDMIGYRPSPVIKYCWLFFTPATCFGTFAFALIKYSPLKYNNEYVYPWWGNGIGWILALSSMLCIPLWVAAKLYYTPGTMRERLVLLTTPSTDLPKTKQEQERLLAIFAADGDSLHQKAPATKDGYFPVDEKESNC, from the exons GACACGGAGGTGACATGGAGAACACATCCAAAGTGGAACCCTCCAATGGGCACAGCAGGCCTCTGGACATCGTGCCCAGTACAGAGGAGAAGATGACAGAGAGGGGTCAGTGGGGCAACAAGATCGAGTTTGTTCTGTCAGTCGCTGGAGAAATTATCGGCCTGGGGAATGTCTGGCGTTTCCCTTACCTTTGCTATAAGAATGGGGGAG GTGCCTTTTTTATACCatacctcatcttcctgtttGCTTGTGGGATCCCAGTCTTCTTCCTGGAGACGGCTCTGGGTCAGTACACCAGTGAGGGAGGCATCACCTGCTGGAGGAAAATCTGTCCACTGTTTGAAG GAGTCGGTTACGCCACGCAAGTGATTGCCGCTCTGCTGAACATCTACTACATCATCGTGTTAGCTTGGGCCATCTTTTATCTGTCCAACTCCTTCACCTGGGATCTGCCCTGGGCATCCTGCAACAACAGCTGGAACACAC ATTCCTGTATGGCATTTCAGAGGGGGAATAGCTCCATCAATCACCATGAGAATGCCACCTCTCCTGTCATTGAGTTCTGGGA GCGCAGAGTGCTAAGACTATCCTCAGGTATTGACCACATTGGCTCTCTGAACTGGGATCTGGTTATCTGTCTAGCTGTTGCATGGGTAATCTGCTACTTCTGCATCTGGAAAGGAGTCAAATCCACTGGCAAG GTGGTTTACTTCACAGCCACCTTCCCTTACATGATGCTACTGATCCTCCTGATCAGAGGAGTCACCCTGCCAGGAGCCTCCAGGGGAATCCACTTCTACCTTTACCCTGACTTGGGACGACTGTCTGACCCACAA GTATGGATGGATGCTGGGACTCAGATCTTCTTCTCCTATGCCATCTGCTTGGGCTGCCTCACCGCTCTGGGGAGCTACAACAAATATAACAACAACTGCTACAA GGATTGTCTGTCCCTCTGTTTCCTAAACAGTGGGACCAGTTTTATTGCAGGTTTTGCCATCTTCTCCATCCTGGGCTTCATGTCTTATGAGCAAAATGTGCCCATCTCAGAAGTAGCTGAATCTG GTCCAGGCTTGGCTTTCATAGCTTATCCTCGTGCTGTGTCCATGATGCCCTTTTCCCCTCTGTGGGCCTGTTGCTTCTTCATTATGATTGTCTTCCTGGGACTGGACAGTCAG TTTGTGTGCGTGGAGAGCCTGGTGACGGCCATGGTGGACATGTATCCCTCCACTTTCCGCCGCAAAAACCGCAGGGAGCTCTTTATCCTGGGTGTAGCTGTAGTATCCTTCCTCCTAGGCCTCATCATGCTGACAGAG GGAGGCATGTACGTCTTCCAGCTCTTTGACTACTATGCAGCCAGTGGGATGTGTCTGCTTTTTGTGGCTGTATTTGAGACAGTTTGCATTGCCTGGGTTTATG GTGCTGATCGTTTCTATGACAACATAGAGGATATGATTGGATATCGCCCCAGCCCTGTCATCAAATACTGCTGGCTTTTCTTCACCCCTGCAACATGCTTC GGAACCTTTGCCTTCGCCTTGATCAAGTACTCACCGCTGAAGTACAACAATGAATATGTGTACCCATGGTGGGGGAATGGGATCGGCTGGATCCTGGCTCTGTCCTCCATGCTTTGTATCCCCTTGTGGGTGGCAGCGAAACTGTACTACACTCCAGGAACAATGAGAGAA CGCCTTGTTCTCTTGACCACTCCCTCCACTGACCTACCGAAGACGAAGCAGGAGCAGGAGAGGCTGCTGGCCATCTTTGCAGCAGACGGTGACAGCCTGCACCAGAAAGCACCTGCCACTAAGGACGGCTACTTTCCTGTGGATGAAAAGGAGTCTAACTGTTAG